The following coding sequences lie in one Mus musculus strain C57BL/6J chromosome 11, GRCm38.p6 C57BL/6J genomic window:
- the Fn3k gene encoding fructosamine-3-kinase isoform b (isoform b is encoded by transcript variant 2), producing MEQLLRAQLHTTTLRAFGSSGGGCISEGYAYYTDSGPVFVKVNRRTQARQMFEGEMASLEALRNTGLVRVPKPMKVIDLPGGGAVFVMEHLKMKSLSSQASKLGEQMADLHLYNQKLREKSKTRQNTVGCGAEGAEPQGVTKFGFHTVTCCGFIPQVSVRVGASSRGHPHLVRTIPEALVLATDPLCATECQFSRHQDAQFLKVECSL from the exons ATGGAGCAGCTGCTGCGCGCCCAGCTTCACACCACAACACTGCGGGCCTTTGGGAGCTCCGGAGGGGGCTGCATCAGCGAGGGCTATGCCTACTACACTGACAGTGGCCCCGTGTTTGTCAAGGTCAATCGCAGGACACAG GCCCGGCAGATGTTTGAGGGAGAGATGGCGAGCCTGGAGGCCCTCCGCAACACTGGCTTGGTGCGGGTTCCTAAGCCCATGAAGGTGATTGACttgccaggaggtggggctgtctTTGTGATGGAGCACTTGAAGATGAAGAGCCTTAGCAG TCAGGCATCAAAGCTCGGGGAACAGATGGCAGACCTGCACCTTTACAATCAGAAGCTCAGGGAGAAGTCCAAGACTCGGCAGAACACAGTGG GCTGTGGGGCGGAGGGTGCTGAGCCCCAGGGTGTGACCAAGTTTGGCTTTCACACAGTGACATGCTGTGGCTTTATCCCACAGGTGAGTGTTAGAGTGGGGGCATCCTCTCGGGGGCACCCTCACTTAGTGAGGACCATTCCTGAAGCTCTGGTGCTAGCCACTGACCCATTGTGTGCCACAGAGTGCCAGTTCTCCAGACACCAGGACGCTCAGTTTCTGAAGGTAGAGTGTAGTCTGTGA